The DNA segment CTCCCGTGACCGGTCCCCTTGGATGCCGCGGCGGTCGTCCATGCGGCGGTTCACCGTCCCTGGTCCTTCATACAGGAAGTTCGTCCGCAGAACAGCGTCGGGTTCTCAGAAAATGCCCCACGGGCCGGTTGGGGCGTTGGGAGGAGCGGTCAGGCGAGGCGGATGAGCCGTCGGCCGACCCATTCGATCGTCAGGAGGAAGACGAGGATGGCGAGCACGATTGGCCGGTCCCAGAGGGTTTCGACGTCCGGGGTGCCGTCGAGGATCAGTTCGCGGTTGGGAAGGATGGTGGTCAGGTCGGCGAGGGCGTCGGGCTGGATGACAGCACCGTCGGTCTGCTCTGCGAGAGCCGCAAGCGTGGCGTGATCGGCCTGGGGTGTGCGGAGTTCGTCGTCCGGGAGGGCGACGCGAACCTCCGCCGAGAGGGCGAGGCCGGCCAGGATCGGGTCGTCGGCGACGACGCGGTAGACGCCCGGCTCGGCGGGAACCCAGGTCGCGGTGTAGGCGCCGGGCGCGCCGGCGGGTGTCGCCTCGTCGGGCGCGAGCGTGAGCCGGACCGGTGGCGCGGGGGGTTCGCCGGGGCGAGGCTCACGCTCGACGCGCACGCGAAGCGAGGCGGGGCGCAGGTCGGCGAGGGACTGATCGGCGAGCCGCAGGGAGACCTGAACGGCCTGATCGACGGCGGCGCGGGGGGGGGAGGCTTCGATGACGGCGGCGCGCCCGCCGCGGGCGAGGCTGTCGCGCCCGAGAAGGCGGACGAGCGGGAGCCAGAAGCGTTCGGTGAGGGCTTCGCCGCGGCCGTAGCGCCAGCGCCAGGTCTCGTCGGTGGCGACGTAGACGACGCGCCCCGCGCCGTATCGCATGGTGACGACGAGGGGGGGGGCCGAGGAGAGGTCGCGGTCGAGCGGGTCCGGCGTCCACTCGGAGGCGGGAAGAGCGACGGCGAGCACCTCCGCCGTCGGCTTGAGTTGTGAGCGGTCGAGGCGCTGCGCCCAGCGGAGGAGGCTCCAGCCGGTAGCGGGGTCGGAAAGGTGTGCGGGCCAGCCGCGCTCGGCGGCGTCGTCGAGGCGGAGGACGCCGAGGCGCTCGCCGCGCTCGGTACGGGCCATGGTGACGGGTCCATCGAAGGACCGGACCAAGCCGGACGCGCCGGCGCGGGGAGAGAGCGTGAACGGGAGCAGGTCGGCGAGCGGGGTGTTGCGCCAGGACTCGGGGGTCGCGCCGGGGCCGGCGATCCAGAGCAGTCCGCCGCCGCGGTTCGCGACGTGGTCGCGGAGGTTCTCGAGTTGTTCAGCGCTGAAGTTGTCGGAGCGCAAGTCGCCGAGGATGACGGCGTCGAACTCGGCCCAGTCCTCCGTGGAACGTGGCATGCGCGTGAGGGCGACGTCGCCTTCCTGGATGGAACGCCGGCTCGTGGCGAGGAGCGTGGCGGAGGAGCGGATGGATTCCTCGCGCACGAGCAGGTCCTTGACGTAGCGGTACTCCCAGCGCGGGTAGCCGTCGAAGTAAACGACGCGGAGAGGGCTGTCGTCGAGTTCGAGCGTGAGGCTCCGGGCGTTGTTCGCATCGGAGAGGTCCGGCACGTCAGGGATGACGCGGACGCTCCAGCGTGCTTCGCCCGCTGCCTCGGGGCGGGTGAAGAGGACAACTTCGGTCGGCGTCCCCTCGGCGACCTCGACGCGGCGCTCGTCGAGGGTGCGGCCTGTGCGTTCGTCGATGAGGCGCACGACGGCGGGCGTAGCGTCGCCGCCGCCCACCTGCTCAACGGTCACGGTGACGGGCACCGTGTCGCGGACGAACGCGGCGGTCGGCGCATCCGCCGCGGTGACCGCGAGGTCGCTCGACGGCGTCGCACTGCCGAGAGGAACGGCGTAGATGCCGATGCGCTCGGCCCGCAGGCGGCGGAGCAGGGTGCGGTCCGGCTCGTCGGCTGAGCGGCCGTCGGAAACGATGACGATGCCGCTAACCGGGCGTGCGGCGACGCGTTGCGCGGCCTGTGCCAGCGCGGCGCCGATGGCGGTGCGACGCCCCTCCGCGTCGCTCAGGCGCACGCCGTGCTGGTCCGAGGCCAGGTCGTACGCGCCAGCATCGAAGCCGAGCCAGAGGATGTTGTGCTCATCGGCGAGGGACTGCCACGCGGGCCAGGAGCGGCGCAGGGCATCGGAGAGTTGCTCATCGCGCGTGCGGCGGCCCGGAGCGTCGGGGATGGTCATCGAGGCCGAGCGGTCGAGCAGCACGACGACCCAGTCGCGCTCCACCCGGCGGTTCTCACGGACGAGGTGCGGCCCGGCCGCGAGCAGCACAAGAACGAGCAACGTGAGCCACCGAACGCCGGCGAGGACGGCGCGCGGCGCACGCGGGCCGACGAGGCGCGAGTACGACCATGCGGCGAACCCGGCGGCGGCGAGCGTGACAACGGCCCACCCCCAGGCGGGCATCGGGCGTTCGAGGGCGAAGCGAACGCCCTCCTCCCCGGGTCGGAGGGCGGAGAGTCCGAAGAGTTGGACGAGGAGATCGTTCACGTCGCCGCCTCCGAGGGGGGGGCTGTCCGTGGAACGGTCGCGTGGCTGGCGAAGCGGGCGACGGCGAGTTCGGCCAGCGCGACGAGCGCGGCCGCGACGAGCAGCGGCAGGCTGAGCGGCGTTGCGGGGTCGTCGTCGCCGAGGCTCGCGGCGGACTCGCCCTGCTGGGCGGTCGTGCCGTCATCGAGCGTGCGCGTGTCGCGCCCGGGGGTCGCCGCGCCGAGCCAGCGGCGCACCTCGTCGGGGGGGGTGATGTCGGTGCGTGAGGCGCGAGTGTCCGGGTTGACGAGGATCGTGCCGCGCCCGACACCATCACGGTCGAGCGCACGCCACGCGGCTGCACGCCTGAGCGGTTGCGCCGCGCGGCCCGACTCGACCGCCACCGTTGTGCCTTCGTGCGAGCGAAGCTCGACGGCGGAAGGCGGCACGGCGGGCACGGACCCGGCGGGTGACACCCACGCACCGCCCGCGCGGCCGACACCTTGCCGGACGATCTCCTGCAGGAGCGGCACCGTCAGCGGACGAGCGGGAAGGTCGGTCCAATCAAGGTCGAGCGCGGAGGCGATGTAGACGATCACGCCGCGCGAGGGGGGGGCGTTCTCGATCTGCTCGGGTCGCGCCGCGAGGACGAGGGGTGTGCCGTCCGAGAGCGTAAGCACGGCGTGCCCCGCCCCCCGGGCGGGATCGGCCGCGAGCACGCGCGAGACGTGCACCGGCGCTGCGAGGTGCGTCAACTCACCCGCGAGCAGGGCGAGCAGGTCGAGTTCACCCGCTGCGGGCCGTTCGGCCGCGATCGTGCCCGTGTCGAGCGTGCGAGGTTCGCGTTCGACGGTCCAGTCGAGCGAGAAGGCTTCGAGCATGAGGTCAGGCCAGGTCTGTGCGCCGTCGCGCGCGGCCGGGGTGACGACCACGAGGCCGCCCGAGTCGGCGAACGCACGCAGGCGCGCCCACGCCGCGGAGTCGATCGCGTCCGGTTCGAGGACGAAGACGGCGTCCGCGCCCGCGAGGCGCGGGGCATCGACGGCGCGAGGGTCGATCTCCGACACCCGCACGCGGCCTACGGGCGCGCCGAAGCGGTCGGCGGCGGGTTCGAGAGCGAGGCGTGCCCAGTCGGCGGGCGCGAAGGCGTCGATCGTCGGTCGCGTGCCGCCGCGGCGCGTGCCGATGAGTGCGACGCGCAGCTCGTCGCGCAGCGCGATCGAGACCAGGCGGGAGTCGTCGCGTTGCAGGGCGTCAGGGTCGATCTCGGCGCGGAGCACTACAGAGGTTGCCCCTTCACGCAGCGCGGGAGCGAGGCGTTCGAGTTCGAGGGGGACGCTCGCGGTCGCCTGGCTCTGGCCCGGCGACCAGCGGACGGAAGTCTCGCCGACGAGGGTCGCGTCGCCGACGCGGGCGGATTCGGCGAAGAGGCGCACGGTGGTCGCGGCGGCGGTAGCGGTGGCGGGGCCGAACCGGTGGAGGTCAGCACGCACCTGGGTCGATCCCGCAGGGGCCGCCGCGCTCTCGGGACCGGCTGCGCCCGCGAGGATGACGGGCCGGAGCGGTTCGAGCGCGACGAGCGCGATGTTCGACACGGGCATGCGAGCGGGCGCGGTCGTCGTGATCGTGGCGCGGCGCGGGAGTTCGGGGAGGCGCTCGGCATCGCGCACAGAGCCTGCGAGAAAGTCGCTCAGGACGGCGACAAGGGGTCGGTCCTGGCCTTCGGGACCGAGGTCCGCCGCGATGCGCGAGAACGCGCCGGCAAAGTCGGCGGGCGCATCGGTCGGCGTGAGCGTTCCGACGAGGCGGCGGATCGAGCCGAGGTCGGACGAGGGGGGAACGACGGGCGCGTCGGCGGGCGCGCCGAGCGTGAGGAGCGCGGCCCGGTCGCCGCGAGAGGCGTCGAGCGTCCTGAGGATCGCCTCCGCTGCGGCCTTGTGGCGCGCGAGTGCGGTCGTGCCGCTCTCATCGGACGCCCCGCTCGTGAGGCTGTCGTCAATCACGAGATAGACGGTGCGCGGGCCCGGGCCGGCGATCCCGGCTCGGCCGGCGAGCGGGCGCGCGAGCGCGAAGGCGATGAGCGCGATGAGCAGGCATCGCAGGGCGAGCAGGAGCATTTGTTCGAGGCGGAGGCGGCGCTTCTGCTGGCGGTAGGCCTCGATGAGGAACCGCATCGCGGCCCAGCGCACGGGCCGCCGGCGCCGGCGCATGAGAAAGTGAATGATGATCGGCGCGGCGATGCACGCGAGTCCGGCGGCAAGGAGGGCGGGATGAAGAACGCTCATGGCTCGCTCACCCGTACTTGCTCCGCTTGATCTGGGCGTTCCGGCGGGCGACGAATGCGGCGAGGGGTGGGCCGAGCCAGTCGTGGGTGTCCACGAGCTGGTAGTCGAAGCCGAACGACCGCGTGATCTTTTCGACGCGCCCGACGTGGGCGTTGATCGAGTCGAGGTATGCCCTGCGGATCGCGCGCGGGTCCACGCGGAGCACGGCCTCGCCCTCCAGCCCCTCAAAGGGCGCGGACTCGGCAAACTCGAACGTGCGCTCCGCGCGGTCAAGCACCTGGAACACGATCAGGTCGTGCCCGCGGTGCTTGATGCGAGCGAACGCGGCACGGATGCGTTCCGGGTCTTCGAAGAAGTCGCTGATAAGGACGATCAGACAGCGGTTGGTGATCTTGGCGAGCGTCTGGTCGGTGGCGCGAGCAAGGTCGGTCGGTCGATCGACCGGGTGCGTGGAGAGCGCGCCGACGACCTGCCGCCACGTGGCGGTCGAGGAGGAGCGCCGCACCATCGCCCGGACCTCATCGGCGAAGACCACGACGCCCGCGCGGTCACCCTGGCGGAGCGTGACGTAGCACATCGCGGCGGCAAGAGCGGTGGCATGGTCGAACTTGCTCCAGTAGTCGCGCCCGTCGAGGCTCGTCTTGCGCCCGACCCCGGAGGCCTCGGCGAAGGATCGGCTGCCGTAGTCCATCGAGCCGGAGGCGTCCACCATCGCCACAAGGTCGAGGTTGGTCTCCTGCTGGTACTGCTTGAGGTGGAGCTTGTCGGAGCGTGCGAAGACCTTCCAGTCGAGGTGGCGCAGGTCGTCGCCGGCGACGTAGGGGCGGTGCTGGGCGAACTCGACGCTGAAGCCCTGGTAGGGTGAGCGGTGCTGGCCGCTCATCACGCCCTCGACGATCATCTTCGCCCGCAACTCGAAGGTACGCAGGCGCGCGAGCGTCTGCGGGTGCAGGTAAAGCGACGCGTCCTGCTCGGGCAGGCGGACGCGGTCGGCGCGGGGGCGATCGGGCTTCTGGTCGGGCATCCGTCCGGATGGTATCGGGCCGGGGCGGGGCGCGCCGCGAGCGCGCCCGCCCTCAGACGGCGATCGTGCCTTCGAGGTAGGTAACGGCACGGCCGGCGAGGTGAACGCGGTCGCCGTTCATGGTGCAGCGGAGTTCGCCGCCGCGCTTGGAGACCTGGTGGGCGGTGAGCGATCGCTTGCCGAGGCGTTTGGACCAGTAGGGCGTGAGGGTGCAGTGGGCGGAGCCGGTGACGGGGTCTTCATCGACGCCGAGGCTCGGGGCGAAGAAACGGCTGACGAAATCGTGCCCCGCGCCCGGCGCGGTGACGATCACGCCGTAGCCGTTGAGGGCAGCGATGCGCTTGAAGTCGGGCCGCAGGCCCAGCACGTCCTTCTTCGATTCAAACACGGCGAGGAGGTCGCGCGAGCGGTAGCACTCGCTGGGGCGCGCGCCGAGGGCCTCGACGAGGTCGGGCGTGATCTCGACCGGATCGGGGTTCCACGCGGGGAAGTCGAGGGCGATCGCGCCGTTCTCGCGCGAGACGGGCAGCAGGCCGGACCTGCTCTCGAAAACGACGCGGTCGCCCTTGTGCCCGCGGTGGTTGAGGAGGACGTGGGCCGCGGCGAGCGTGGCATGCCCGCACAGGTCCACCTCGGTCGTGGGCGTGAACCAACGGATGGCGAAGTCCGCGCCCGGCACGGTGGCCGGCCCGACGAAGGCAGTCTCGGAGAGGTTGTTCTCGCGGGCGATGGCCTGCATCACGTCGTCGCCGATCCAGGAGTCGAGGAGCACCACGGCAGCCGGGTTCCCGCGGAAGGTCTGCCCGGTGAACGCATCGACCTGGAACAGCGGCAGGCTCATGGCTCGGCCCTCCTTGGTTGACTCGTCGGCATCCTACAGCGCCTGCCCGCGAGGCGGCGTCAGGTCCAGACGTTCGTGGTTCCGCCGTTGTCTCGCTTCTCCCCCGGAGCGTGGTGGTCCGCTCGCCAGGACTCGGGGTAGTGCGGGTCGTCGAGTTCGAGCGCAGCCTTGGTGGGGAAGAGCGGGCGGAAGGTGTCGCACATGACGGCGAGTTCGTCGGTGTGCGTCTTGCCGAGGCTCTTCTCGACGGTGCCGGGATGCGGGCCGTGCGGGATGCCCTGCGGGTGGAGGCTGATCGAGCCGGACTCGATCCCGCGCCGGGCCTTGTAGTTGCCCTCGACGTAGTAGAGCACCTCGTCGGAGTCGATGTTGGAGTGGTTGTAGGGGATGGGGATGGCCTCGGGGTGGAAGTCCAGCACGCGCGGGCAGAAGGAACAGATAACGAAGTTGTGGCCCTCGAAGGTCTGGTGGATGGGCGGTGGCATGTGGAGTTTGCCGACGATGGGGGCGAACTCGTCGATGTTGAAGAGATAGGGGTAGTAGCACCCGTCCCAGCCGACGACGTCGAGCGGGTGGTAGCCGTAGACATAGGAGTGGACGCAGTCCCGGGCCTTGATGCGGACCTCGAACTCGCCGCGGTGGTCGTAGGTGAGGGGCAGCTCGGGGACGCGCAAGTCGCGCTCGCAGTAGGGCGCGTGTTCGAGGAACTGGGCGGTCTTCTTCGAGAGGTACCGAGGGGGGGGGAGGATGTGGCTGCCGTTGGCGGTCTCGAAGGCGATGAACTTGCCGAGGGGCATGTCGGCGCGGGTGAGGCCGGCGGGTCGTTCGTCGTCGCGCAGGGGGTTGAACTCGACGCGGTAGATGGTGCCCTTGGGGATGACGATGTAGTCCTTGGGCCGGAAACGGAGGGTGCCGAACATGGTGTGGACAACGCCCGACCCGTAATGGACGAAGAGGCACTCATCGCCCTGGCCGTTCTTGAAGTGGTAGTTCATCTGCTCGGCTGGGACGCAGACAGCCATCTCGACGTCGGCGTTGCCGAGGACAACGACGCGACCCGTGACCGGGTCGCCCTTGGGCTTCATGGGGGCGGTCTTGAGGTGTCGCATGCGCATCACCTCGCACTCGACGTACTCGGGGCGCGTGACGTAGAGCGTCTTCCAGCCTGATACCTGCGTGGGCGGGTGGATGTGGTAGAGGGTGCTGGTGGGGCCGACGAAACCGTCGGTGCCGAAGAGTTCCTCGGAGTAGAGCGCACCGTCGGGCCTGCGGAACTGGACGTGGCGCTTGGCGGGCAGCTCGCCGAGCTTCATGTAATAGGGCATCTCGCGGTCCTCTGGTCTCGGATCGTGCCGCCGGCCGCCGTCCGGGACGGCCGGTCGCCCCCGGTGTCGCGATTCTACGCGGGTTGTGCGGCGCCACGGTAGACTCCGGGCTGCCCCGTTCGGGGCGAGAACGCACCACCACAGGAGAATCCCATGCCTCTGATCCGAGAGTTCCGTGAGTTCGCGCTGCGCGGGAACGTCGTGGACATGGCGGTCGGGATCGTGATCGGGGCGGCCTTCACGGGCGTCGTGAAGGCGCTCGTGGACAAGGTGATGATGCCTCCCATCGGCCTTCTCATGGGCGGCGTGGACTTCGCGGAGAAGCGGCTCGTGCTGCGGGAAGCGGTCGTCGATGCCGCGGGAGCGGTGTCGACGCCCGCCGTGACGATCGGCTACGGCGAGTTCATCAACGCGCTCATCAACCTGCTGATCGTCGCGCTCGCGCTGTTCATCGTGGTGAAGGCGATGAACGAGGCGAAGCGCCGGTTCGAGAAGGAAAAGCAGGCCGCGCCACCGCCCGCACCGCCGGAGGACGTGACGCTGCTGCGGGAGATCCGCGACCTGCTCCGCCAGCGGTCCTGAGCCGACTCACGAGCGGGCCTGGCGGGCGCGCAGGTCGTACATCCCGTCGGCGAGCGAGAGGGCGGCGAGGACAGCCAGCGCGATCGCCATGAGCGTGTGCCGCACCTCGAAGTGCATGACGGCCGCGAGGCCGAGCAGCGCGGCTGCGCCGACGAACGGGCGCACGCGCGCCGGCGGCAGCGTGCAGAGCAGCACGGTGGCGATGATCGCGCCGTTGACCCAGGAGTTCAGCGGCCGGAA comes from the Synechococcales cyanobacterium CNB genome and includes:
- a CDS encoding PhzF family phenazine biosynthesis protein, with protein sequence MSLPLFQVDAFTGQTFRGNPAAVVLLDSWIGDDVMQAIARENNLSETAFVGPATVPGADFAIRWFTPTTEVDLCGHATLAAAHVLLNHRGHKGDRVVFESRSGLLPVSRENGAIALDFPAWNPDPVEITPDLVEALGARPSECYRSRDLLAVFESKKDVLGLRPDFKRIAALNGYGVIVTAPGAGHDFVSRFFAPSLGVDEDPVTGSAHCTLTPYWSKRLGKRSLTAHQVSKRGGELRCTMNGDRVHLAGRAVTYLEGTIAV
- a CDS encoding homogentisate 1,2-dioxygenase — its product is MPYYMKLGELPAKRHVQFRRPDGALYSEELFGTDGFVGPTSTLYHIHPPTQVSGWKTLYVTRPEYVECEVMRMRHLKTAPMKPKGDPVTGRVVVLGNADVEMAVCVPAEQMNYHFKNGQGDECLFVHYGSGVVHTMFGTLRFRPKDYIVIPKGTIYRVEFNPLRDDERPAGLTRADMPLGKFIAFETANGSHILPPPRYLSKKTAQFLEHAPYCERDLRVPELPLTYDHRGEFEVRIKARDCVHSYVYGYHPLDVVGWDGCYYPYLFNIDEFAPIVGKLHMPPPIHQTFEGHNFVICSFCPRVLDFHPEAIPIPYNHSNIDSDEVLYYVEGNYKARRGIESGSISLHPQGIPHGPHPGTVEKSLGKTHTDELAVMCDTFRPLFPTKAALELDDPHYPESWRADHHAPGEKRDNGGTTNVWT
- the mscL gene encoding large-conductance mechanosensitive channel protein MscL produces the protein MPLIREFREFALRGNVVDMAVGIVIGAAFTGVVKALVDKVMMPPIGLLMGGVDFAEKRLVLREAVVDAAGAVSTPAVTIGYGEFINALINLLIVALALFIVVKAMNEAKRRFEKEKQAAPPPAPPEDVTLLREIRDLLRQRS
- a CDS encoding DUF58 domain-containing protein, with protein sequence MPDQKPDRPRADRVRLPEQDASLYLHPQTLARLRTFELRAKMIVEGVMSGQHRSPYQGFSVEFAQHRPYVAGDDLRHLDWKVFARSDKLHLKQYQQETNLDLVAMVDASGSMDYGSRSFAEASGVGRKTSLDGRDYWSKFDHATALAAAMCYVTLRQGDRAGVVVFADEVRAMVRRSSSTATWRQVVGALSTHPVDRPTDLARATDQTLAKITNRCLIVLISDFFEDPERIRAAFARIKHRGHDLIVFQVLDRAERTFEFAESAPFEGLEGEAVLRVDPRAIRRAYLDSINAHVGRVEKITRSFGFDYQLVDTHDWLGPPLAAFVARRNAQIKRSKYG